In Candidatus Electrothrix scaldis, the genomic window AATTCTGAAGACGCCAAGGCCCTACTTTTTGTTGCTTCTCAAAAAACCCTACCTGTCAGCCTGGCCGTGCTTGCAGGATTGCACCAAGACACGGGAAACGCGGTAATTGTCTGCCTTCTTTTTCATTTTGTCCAACTGTTTGTCGATTCCATTCTGGCATCCCGCCTTCGCTCCAGTGCCCAATGCATTCATCGTTAATCCCTCGTTCATTAATGCCAAAAAATAAAAAAGGGGAGAGCCTCTCGTCCCTCCCCTTCCTTTTTTTGCTTTCAGCTGATCAATAAACAACCTCCCCCCCCTTAGCAGGGGTGAGTTATCAACGTCTCAACTTGAAGGCTCTGCAATGAAGCAATGTATAAATCAGCTCTTCTTGCGGGCTTCCTCTTCCTCCTTAAGCCGTTGACGCTCAGCCTTAAGCTTCAGGTATTCTTCTTCCACTTCACGGAGCGAATTATCCTGACGCTGCTTGATCTCATCAACCTTTTGCGCAATTTTCTCCTTCTTGATATTCATCCCCTCTGCACCAAACAGGGTGTTGGCAAGGTACTGGAAAGAAAAGAGCATCAAGGCAACATCATCTGTTTTCAATTTTTCCAGGGTCTCGTCATCAACTTCATAGGTATCCAGGAAAGAACTTTCCAGGATAAAACGCCGGAAATGGTCCAGATCAGTGGAAGCCATGAAGAACATCCGCTGGGCAGCCTCGGAAAGATTGGCCTGATGACCAAAGGATTTCCGGCGCATAACCAGACGCAACCACTCCTTGTTCATCTCGTCGCGCAGATCAACACCCTGATCTGCCCGCCATTCACCGATAGTCCACTTTTTCGGTTCTTCAAAACCCTTGCAGTGCGGTTCCTTAACCAGAAAGAAGAACTTTTCTTCCTGATTACTTTCCTCCTCCTTACCGCCTTCATGAAAATCAGCCATACCTACTGGGTAGTAGCGACAGGCTGAGGGGCGGTCTTCATATACGGTACACCCTTCCGGTGTAACAAAGGGACAGGCTTGCTTCTCCTCTGTCAATTTTATCCGAACACCGGGCATGTCGGTCTTGTCCAGATAGGCAGGTTCTGTATACTGAACTATGAAATCGTGCGCCGCCATGTTAAGTCGTTTCCGCAAAATCAGAATATCATAGGGCGTAAGCACAATTTGTATATTATGGCAGCAGGCTGTAAAACAGCTGACCCCTGGATGACACTCAAACTGTAAAGGGGAGTCCAGGGTTAGTTTTTCAGGCATGATATGAGATGGATTTTTATCGGTTCCTTGTGTAAAATCCTTTTCCATATCAGGGCCTTTTGTGTCAGTCATTCTGTTCCTCGTTATTATCAATTATATAAGAAGAGTTATTTCTCAGTAGTCAGCAAAAAATATACATATTACCATCAAGAGGTATGCTGTCAAACGAAACTTGCCATTTCTCCCTATTCCCCCTGTTCCGCGTAGAAAATCGAAACTATCAACTCTCTGTTTTCTCATCGCCTCTGATAGCAGAGATATTTTCTTTTCTTCTTTTTTTAAGAAGAGATGTACTGTCCTTGCTTTTTCTCCAAAAGAAACTATAATTTATTAGGAACAGCGTTAAGAGGACGGGCGGTAAATTCCTCAGTTTTTTCCGCCCCCGTTGCTATCAGATCATAACAAAGACATATACATGAAAAAAATATTCCCAACTCCGATAGACTATAGCAAGGTGGAGACCTTAGTTTACCACCTGCCTGATGGGCCATCTCTATCAATGGAGATGAACGGAGTAGAAGATCTCTTTGATCTGGATTTGGAACTTGGTGATATCTGTGATACCTCAGATATAGATGGCGTCATTCATTTCTTCCCCAGAGGGAATGCCTGACTAACCGGCTCTCTTTTTTCCGAATAAGATTTTCCAAATAAGAAACCACTCCAGAGAGAGTGGTTTTTTCTTTTTCCCGTCCAATAACATGTCCGATTTACCAGCTCTTGATATAACCGGAGACCATCACGTCCATACCCGCTACTGCAACCACGCTGTCGGAGAGATGGAAGAATACGTTCTTGCTGCCATTGCCAAGGGCTTACGCAGCCTCACCTTTTTGGAGCATCTGGAATGCGGGCTCAGCTACAGCCCCTGTATCTGGCTGACACCGGAACTGTTCCAGCGCTATTTTGCAGAAGGTGAACAACTCCGGGAAAAATATGCTGACCAGATCTCAATCCGATTGGGGGCAGAAGTTGGGTATAATCCTAGAGCGATTGACAAGCTCCTCGCCATGCTTGATGCCTTTCCTTTTGCCCATCGCGGACTGTCATGTCATTTCTTTTTTGATGGTAAGGAACACCTGAACATGCTGAGTCGTCGCACGGACCATATTAAAAAAATCGCAGAATATGGCACCGAACCTATCCTTGATACCTATTTTAAAAATCTCATTCAAGGCTGCCAGGATATCCCCTGCGATAAACTCTGCCACCTTGATGCGGCTCTACGGCATAATACCCCAGCCCTGACAGCATATCATTATGAACTCATAGACGAACTTTTTGCCGTCATGTTGCAAAACAATATAGCCTTGGAGGTAAACACCTCAGGCTATGAACTCCGTCCTCATCCTTATCCGGTCATTGCCTTGATACAACGCGCGCAACACATGGGCATTCCCTTGATTATCGGGTCTGATGCCCATCGACCCGAGCAGGTGGGACGTTTTTTTGAGCGGGTTACGGAGGAATTGGGGCAAGGTTCCCCCTGCTGATCAACAACAGGTGCTATCATTATACGTTTTATTTTTTAATCTGTTACGGATTCAGGGAGCAAAGACACACAAGCTGAACCTCCTGTTCATCCTTGCCAAACATGAACATAGAACTCCTGAAAATCTTCCGCCATCTTGCCACAAGTCTGCATTTTGCTCGTACCAGTCGGGCCTGCCATATCTCTCCCTCTGCTCTGACCAGAGCTGTGCAACGCCTGGAAGCTGAATTGGGCGAACAGCTTTTTCTCCGCGATAACCGCTCTGTTACCCTGACTCAGGCGGGAGAATATTTTCGGGAATATGCCGAGGATGTGCTTCAGCGACGAGAAGAGCTTCAATTGCAACTGGCCAGTAGCAGCGAGCTCAAGGGTTCAGTGTCCCTATACTGCTCTGTCACGGCTGCATACTCTGTCCTTCCAGACATCTTCCAACGTTTTCGTAAGGCCTACCCACAGGTTCATCTGAAACTACAGACCGGTGATGCAGCGGCGGCTCTGCTCCGGCTTCAGAACAGAGAAACCGATATCGCCATTGCAGCTCTTCCAGAGCATCTTCCCGAGCGAATAGATTTTTTTGCGCTTGCAGAAACACCACTCGTCTTTATCGCTCCAACAGAGTACCAAGATACAGTTCATTACCTACAAGGGCAAGAACTGAGGATTGATTGGCGACGCACACCTTTTATTATGCCGGAGACAGGTCTGAGCAGACGGGGGGTTGACCAATGGTTTGCCCGGAAAAAAATCACACCTGAAATCTATGCTGAAGTTGCTGGCAATGAAGCAATCATTGCTATGGTGAGTCTGGGATGCGGGATTGGGGTGGTTCCCTTACTTGTGCTGGAAAAGAGTCCTATACGTAAGCAAATAAAAATTCTGGAATGTGCTCCTGAGTTAACGCCCTTTTCTATTGCGGTATGCACCATGCAGAAAAAAGTTCGCTCGCCCCAGGTGCAGGCATTTTGGAAGATTGCAATTTCAACAAAAAAGGAGTCATCCGACAATATCCCCTGCTTAAAAAAGCAGGGGATACAATAAATAATAAATCTCAAACGACAAGGGCTCAAGAATCCTCTCGGAATTCCTAGTGTTGAGCGCGATTTCTCGCCTGCACCTCAAGATGCTCCATAATCTCTACGAGGCTGTCACTCTTCTTTTTAAATTCCTCTAAGGCCTGTTTGCCCGCTGGCCCCCTACGTTCTGCTTCAGGCATTTGGATGAGGGTTTTAATATCGTCGTGAACTTCTTTATGCAGTCTTTCCAATAAATTTATTTCTTCAAAGTCACTAAATTCATCCAAGACCGTACTATAGAATAACTTACCAAAATCGCAACTGGTATGATCCGGCACATCAGAAAGAGTTAATTCTTCAACTCCATAAAAGAAATCAGCCAATTTTGATTTCCACTGCAAATGCGCTATCATACCAACCTGTAAGTTTGTAACATCCATTATTACCTCCACTTATGAATAACTCTGTCAGCAGGTACTACGCAAGCTGAGCTTGCTGGCTGCAAAATTCAACGAATTGGGATTTTATACTTCTTAGAGAAGAGAATTAATCTCAATTAGAAAGAAAGTCAATCCGATTTTTCGCCCCATCTTGGCTTTTTTCTGCACTTCATCTGCATAAGGTACTTTTATAAAATGAATAATGGAGGTACATTGTCTTCCCCAAAGAGGGGAAAAATAAAAATTATTTTTTTTATAATGTAAAACTGACCATCTCGCATTATAAGGAAAACAAAAAGCAAGTAAAACAGCGTACACAGATACGCTTCACCCTTTTGTATACTTTCTTTCGCAAGGAGCGTAATATGGCTACAATTGAAGCAATTTGTATCAGCAAAAAAAAAGGTATTCCTAAAAGTCCCATTCCCCAGGCCACCTTTCAGGTTGGCTTTGGCATCC contains:
- a CDS encoding YkgJ family cysteine cluster protein translates to MTDTKGPDMEKDFTQGTDKNPSHIMPEKLTLDSPLQFECHPGVSCFTACCHNIQIVLTPYDILILRKRLNMAAHDFIVQYTEPAYLDKTDMPGVRIKLTEEKQACPFVTPEGCTVYEDRPSACRYYPVGMADFHEGGKEEESNQEEKFFFLVKEPHCKGFEEPKKWTIGEWRADQGVDLRDEMNKEWLRLVMRRKSFGHQANLSEAAQRMFFMASTDLDHFRRFILESSFLDTYEVDDETLEKLKTDDVALMLFSFQYLANTLFGAEGMNIKKEKIAQKVDEIKQRQDNSLREVEEEYLKLKAERQRLKEEEEARKKS
- a CDS encoding histidinol-phosphatase encodes the protein MSDLPALDITGDHHVHTRYCNHAVGEMEEYVLAAIAKGLRSLTFLEHLECGLSYSPCIWLTPELFQRYFAEGEQLREKYADQISIRLGAEVGYNPRAIDKLLAMLDAFPFAHRGLSCHFFFDGKEHLNMLSRRTDHIKKIAEYGTEPILDTYFKNLIQGCQDIPCDKLCHLDAALRHNTPALTAYHYELIDELFAVMLQNNIALEVNTSGYELRPHPYPVIALIQRAQHMGIPLIIGSDAHRPEQVGRFFERVTEELGQGSPC
- the ilvY gene encoding HTH-type transcriptional activator IlvY, which codes for MNIELLKIFRHLATSLHFARTSRACHISPSALTRAVQRLEAELGEQLFLRDNRSVTLTQAGEYFREYAEDVLQRREELQLQLASSSELKGSVSLYCSVTAAYSVLPDIFQRFRKAYPQVHLKLQTGDAAAALLRLQNRETDIAIAALPEHLPERIDFFALAETPLVFIAPTEYQDTVHYLQGQELRIDWRRTPFIMPETGLSRRGVDQWFARKKITPEIYAEVAGNEAIIAMVSLGCGIGVVPLLVLEKSPIRKQIKILECAPELTPFSIAVCTMQKKVRSPQVQAFWKIAISTKKESSDNIPCLKKQGIQ
- a CDS encoding CZB domain-containing protein encodes the protein MDVTNLQVGMIAHLQWKSKLADFFYGVEELTLSDVPDHTSCDFGKLFYSTVLDEFSDFEEINLLERLHKEVHDDIKTLIQMPEAERRGPAGKQALEEFKKKSDSLVEIMEHLEVQARNRAQH